One genomic region from Litoribacterium kuwaitense encodes:
- a CDS encoding alpha/beta hydrolase, with the protein MLTETFQLDPDQPSITLTSYILEQSKEITASESRPAVLICPGGGYLYTSDREAEPLALRFAAAGFHAFVLRYHTGSTGGSVHPQPLLDAAASMKLIRERADEWHIDPDRIAVCGFSAGGHLAATLGVHWQDELLSTHFDTDAAVFKPNALILGYPVINFLYMKKKMTEEVTDPQMMKVMQDCSTALIGTDDPSDEELEAHNPARFVTDQTPPAFLWHTSEDTLVFAENSLQMATALAEKGVPYELHVFENGPHGLSLATDQTAREAHHINTSVEPWFNMAMTWLRKHLA; encoded by the coding sequence ATGCTAACAGAAACCTTCCAACTAGATCCCGATCAGCCTTCAATCACACTCACCTCCTACATTCTGGAGCAATCAAAAGAAATTACAGCAAGCGAAAGTCGTCCCGCTGTCTTAATTTGCCCAGGCGGAGGCTATTTGTACACGTCAGACCGTGAAGCGGAGCCTTTGGCATTGCGCTTTGCGGCCGCTGGCTTTCATGCCTTTGTCCTACGCTATCATACTGGCTCAACGGGCGGCTCCGTTCACCCTCAACCACTCCTTGATGCCGCTGCCTCGATGAAACTCATACGTGAACGCGCTGACGAGTGGCATATTGATCCGGACCGCATCGCGGTTTGTGGCTTTTCTGCTGGTGGACATCTCGCAGCAACACTCGGTGTTCATTGGCAGGACGAGCTTCTCAGTACCCATTTTGACACGGATGCAGCTGTCTTTAAGCCCAATGCTTTAATTCTTGGCTATCCTGTCATTAACTTCCTTTATATGAAAAAGAAAATGACCGAAGAGGTGACCGACCCGCAGATGATGAAAGTGATGCAAGATTGCAGCACAGCGCTGATCGGAACCGATGATCCGAGTGATGAAGAGCTGGAGGCGCATAATCCAGCCCGCTTTGTTACCGATCAGACACCGCCAGCCTTTTTATGGCATACGTCTGAGGACACCCTTGTTTTTGCAGAAAACTCATTACAAATGGCGACCGCTCTAGCTGAAAAAGGCGTGCCGTATGAATTGCATGTATTTGAAAATGGTCCACACGGTCTGTCTCTTGCAACCGACCAAACGGCACGTGAAGCTCATCATATTAATACGTCTGTTGAACCGTGGTTTAATATGGCTATGACGTGGCTGCGTAAGCATTTAGCGTAG
- the brnQ gene encoding branched-chain amino acid transport system II carrier protein, translating to MIQRGSLSFIVVLGFMLFALFFGAGNLIFPPLLGQLAGEAVWSANAGFLTTGVGLPLLGVIALGISGKSDVLALTERVHPWFALAFTTVLYLAIGPLFAMPRTGNTSYEIAIHPFIGDAFGPWPLLLFSIAYFSITCFLALNPKRLVDWVGRLLSPLLLIFIAVLVTVVLMSSTGQPQAPADSYATMPFFRGFQEGYLTLDALAAFVFGIIVVQAIRQRGFTTKSSILKASLIAASLAAIMLALVYSSLSLIGATSMEMIGPMENGGRILVALSQSYLGVLGSILLGLVVTFACMTTSIGLTSACSIYFHKLFPALPYRTIAVSLSIFSAVFANIGLTQLIAISVPVLQTIYPLAIVMIVLTFVHAAVPLRPEVYQGAMFFTFLISLFDGLKAAGVPIAEVQSFFNSILPLYSAGMGWILPAIIGGILGTFAAFTRKPQTHAER from the coding sequence TTGATACAGCGAGGCTCCTTGTCGTTTATTGTTGTTTTAGGGTTTATGTTATTTGCGCTCTTTTTTGGCGCGGGCAATTTAATATTTCCGCCTTTGCTCGGTCAGCTGGCTGGCGAGGCTGTATGGTCTGCCAATGCTGGGTTTCTTACCACCGGAGTGGGTCTGCCTTTGCTTGGCGTGATTGCCCTTGGTATTTCGGGGAAATCAGATGTTTTAGCTTTAACTGAACGTGTGCACCCATGGTTTGCACTTGCCTTTACGACGGTGCTCTATTTAGCCATTGGACCATTGTTTGCCATGCCACGTACTGGAAATACATCTTATGAAATTGCGATTCATCCTTTTATCGGGGATGCCTTTGGTCCTTGGCCATTGCTTTTATTTTCCATTGCTTATTTTTCAATCACATGCTTTTTAGCTCTGAATCCAAAACGTCTGGTTGATTGGGTAGGGCGTTTGCTATCGCCGCTGTTACTCATTTTTATTGCTGTGCTTGTTACTGTCGTTTTGATGTCTAGCACAGGTCAGCCTCAAGCGCCTGCTGACTCCTATGCGACTATGCCTTTTTTCCGTGGATTTCAAGAAGGCTATTTAACATTAGATGCATTGGCAGCGTTTGTGTTTGGCATTATTGTTGTTCAAGCGATACGTCAGCGTGGTTTTACGACAAAATCGAGTATTTTAAAAGCATCACTTATCGCAGCATCACTAGCGGCGATCATGCTAGCTCTCGTCTATTCATCGCTTTCTTTGATCGGAGCAACGAGTATGGAAATGATCGGTCCAATGGAAAATGGTGGTCGTATCTTAGTCGCCTTATCTCAGTCTTATTTAGGGGTGCTTGGGAGTATTTTGCTTGGGCTCGTCGTCACATTTGCTTGTATGACAACGAGCATCGGCTTGACATCCGCTTGTTCCATCTATTTTCATAAACTCTTTCCCGCATTGCCGTATCGCACAATCGCTGTATCGTTATCTATATTCAGTGCTGTTTTTGCCAACATTGGCTTAACACAGCTGATTGCTATTTCGGTACCTGTATTGCAGACAATTTACCCTTTGGCCATCGTCATGATCGTCTTGACCTTCGTGCACGCCGCCGTACCGCTTCGTCCTGAAGTTTACCAAGGCGCCATGTTTTTTACTTTCCTGATCAGTTTATTCGATGGCTTAAAAGCTGCGGGGGTTCCCATTGCGGAAGTTCAGTCGTTTTTTAATTCGATTCTTCCTTTATATAGTGCAGGGATGGGCTGGATCCTTCCAGCAATCATTGGGGGCATTTTAGGTACTTTCGCCGCGTTTACTCGTAAGCCTCAGACCCATGCTGAGCGATAA
- a CDS encoding glycine C-acetyltransferase — MSSKKLDHFLAENLDDLKMKGLYNVIDPLEGPNGPMVKIGGRELINLSSNNYLGLATDERLKEAAIEAVEQYGVGAGAVRTINGTLEVHEKLEEKLAAFKHTEAAIAYQSGFNCNMAAISAVMDKNDAILSDELNHASIIDGCRLSKAKIIRYNHSDMEDLRQKAQEAVESGLYNKVMVITDGVFSMDGDVAKLPEIVEIAEEFDLITYVDDAHGSGVLGKGAGTVKHFGLSDKVDFQMGTLSKAIGVVGGYVAGKQSLIDWLKVRSRPFLFSTSLSPADIAASMTALDILMNSTVLQEQLWENSEYLKKGLKELGYNIGESETPITPCIIGDEVQTQTFSKRLNEEGVYAKSIVFPTVPRGTGRVRNMPTAAHTKEMLDETIRIYEKVGKELGVI, encoded by the coding sequence ATGTCGAGTAAGAAATTGGATCATTTTCTCGCGGAAAATTTAGATGATTTAAAAATGAAAGGGCTTTATAATGTGATTGACCCTCTGGAAGGTCCTAATGGTCCAATGGTCAAGATCGGCGGGAGAGAGCTGATTAATTTATCATCTAACAACTATTTAGGCCTTGCGACAGATGAGCGGTTGAAAGAAGCCGCCATTGAAGCTGTCGAGCAATACGGCGTTGGTGCAGGAGCCGTAAGAACCATTAACGGCACGCTTGAGGTTCATGAAAAGCTCGAAGAAAAGCTGGCCGCATTTAAGCATACCGAAGCGGCGATTGCTTACCAATCAGGCTTTAATTGCAACATGGCTGCCATCTCAGCAGTTATGGACAAAAATGATGCCATTTTATCAGATGAGTTAAACCATGCGTCAATCATTGATGGCTGTCGCCTGTCAAAAGCTAAAATCATTCGTTACAACCACTCGGACATGGAAGATTTACGTCAAAAAGCTCAGGAAGCCGTAGAATCAGGTTTATACAATAAAGTCATGGTGATTACGGACGGCGTTTTTTCAATGGATGGTGACGTAGCAAAACTTCCAGAAATTGTAGAAATTGCAGAAGAGTTTGATTTGATTACCTATGTTGATGATGCCCATGGATCTGGTGTTCTTGGTAAAGGCGCAGGAACTGTGAAGCATTTTGGCTTATCAGATAAAGTAGACTTCCAAATGGGTACGCTTTCAAAAGCGATCGGTGTCGTCGGTGGCTATGTTGCGGGAAAACAAAGTTTAATCGATTGGTTGAAAGTGAGAAGCAGGCCATTTTTATTTTCTACGTCATTATCTCCAGCAGATATAGCCGCGTCCATGACAGCGCTTGATATTTTAATGAACAGCACAGTGCTTCAAGAACAGCTTTGGGAGAATAGCGAGTATTTAAAGAAAGGTTTAAAAGAACTCGGATACAACATTGGCGAAAGTGAAACGCCGATTACTCCGTGCATCATAGGCGATGAAGTCCAAACACAGACCTTTAGCAAGCGCTTAAATGAAGAAGGCGTTTATGCGAAATCGATTGTATTTCCAACGGTTCCGAGAGGTACGGGGCGTGTACGTAATATGCCAACGGCTGCCCACACGAAAGAAATGCTTGATGAAACGATTCGTATTTATGAAAAGGTCGGTAAAGAATTAGGCGTTATTTAA
- a CDS encoding MFS transporter, which translates to MKHTLTTRQLLRWRIAMYLYFALPGLAFSSWIARTPTIRDTLEASTAQMGWIIFGLSSGSMVGLLCASQLIAKFGGRAMLLLGLIVCSTGLFVVGIGGSLIPYSLLVFFGLMIFGFGNGLTDVTMNVEATAIEHTVQKSVLTGYHAAFSLGTLAGALLGALAIWLDISVFAHVGITATLLFIGTVFLSRYIPSGTGKESKADADQPPMTAKERLEVWKDPRTVMIGIVVLGMAFAEGSANDWLPLIMVDGFNMSAENGSIILGVFLGAMTIGRLTGDGLLNRFGRVIMLRATVLSAVIGLSVMIFGHSGTTAVIGAVFWGLGAALGFPLALSAAGDDPRGLAVRVAAVSSAGYMAFLVGPPFLGFIGDEIGLVNALFFVLAAVIMAGLFSHAVKPIGVRQNISNDRPM; encoded by the coding sequence ATGAAACATACGTTGACTACCCGCCAACTTCTGCGTTGGCGCATCGCCATGTACTTATATTTTGCATTACCAGGACTCGCCTTTTCTTCATGGATCGCTAGAACACCGACCATCCGTGATACTTTAGAAGCGTCTACGGCACAAATGGGCTGGATCATTTTCGGGTTGTCTTCAGGATCGATGGTTGGTCTGCTGTGTGCCAGCCAGCTCATCGCCAAGTTTGGCGGGCGCGCGATGTTACTGTTAGGATTAATTGTCTGTTCGACTGGACTATTTGTTGTCGGTATCGGCGGGTCCTTGATCCCATACAGCCTGCTTGTGTTTTTTGGATTAATGATTTTCGGCTTTGGCAATGGGCTTACCGATGTGACGATGAATGTAGAAGCAACGGCGATTGAACATACGGTGCAAAAATCCGTTTTGACGGGTTATCATGCCGCATTCAGTCTAGGCACGCTTGCCGGGGCATTGCTCGGGGCACTCGCCATCTGGCTCGACATTTCTGTGTTTGCACATGTCGGTATCACCGCCACGCTTCTCTTCATCGGGACAGTCTTTTTATCGCGCTATATTCCGTCTGGTACAGGGAAAGAGTCAAAAGCGGATGCAGACCAGCCTCCGATGACCGCGAAAGAACGACTGGAAGTTTGGAAAGACCCTCGTACGGTGATGATTGGCATTGTCGTCTTAGGCATGGCTTTTGCTGAAGGCTCAGCGAACGATTGGCTGCCGCTCATTATGGTTGATGGCTTCAATATGTCCGCAGAGAACGGATCAATCATTTTAGGGGTATTTTTAGGAGCTATGACGATCGGTCGGCTGACAGGGGATGGGCTATTAAATCGATTCGGCAGAGTCATTATGCTTCGCGCGACAGTATTATCTGCAGTCATCGGATTATCGGTCATGATTTTTGGGCACAGCGGTACGACGGCAGTAATCGGTGCGGTATTTTGGGGACTTGGCGCGGCGCTTGGCTTTCCGCTCGCACTGTCGGCAGCTGGAGATGACCCGCGCGGCCTCGCTGTTCGCGTCGCGGCCGTCTCAAGCGCTGGATATATGGCTTTTCTCGTCGGTCCGCCCTTTCTCGGCTTTATTGGCGATGAGATCGGTCTCGTGAATGCCCTGTTTTTCGTACTTGCTGCTGTTATTATGGCCGGTTTGTTCTCTCACGCCGTTAAACCTATTGGCGTAAGACAAAACATTTCAAACGATCGACCGATGTAA
- a CDS encoding sugar phosphate isomerase/epimerase family protein, whose amino-acid sequence MKVGLSSYSLVRLIRDEEMTILDAVDWVAENGGEHMEIVPFGFTLVDHFALADQVKERAAEKGIELSCYSILANLLHEDDAAYEEEVARIKEHVDVANRLGVKLMRHDVTAFRMTPDEMTIHHFNDFLPRIVEGSQRIADYAAQYGITTTIENHGFSVQQSDRVQTVIRAVDRENFRSTLDVGNFLCADEDPLVGVRKNLPLTVNVHFKDFYIRPFYENPGGGAWIRTVNENYLRGAIVGHGDIPIRQVIRLIKDSGYDGYLTIEFEGMEHPFEGSKIGMDNVRRFWNEAPEKESSTQSV is encoded by the coding sequence ATGAAAGTAGGATTAAGCTCATACAGTCTTGTTCGCTTGATTCGTGATGAGGAAATGACGATTTTAGACGCGGTCGACTGGGTAGCAGAAAACGGCGGCGAGCATATGGAAATTGTTCCTTTTGGCTTCACTTTGGTGGATCATTTCGCTTTAGCAGATCAAGTGAAGGAAAGAGCCGCAGAGAAAGGGATCGAGCTTTCTTGTTATTCGATTCTTGCAAATCTTCTTCACGAAGATGATGCCGCTTATGAAGAAGAGGTGGCCAGAATTAAAGAGCATGTCGATGTCGCCAATCGACTTGGCGTTAAGCTTATGCGCCATGACGTAACGGCATTTCGCATGACACCGGATGAAATGACGATCCATCATTTTAATGACTTTTTACCACGTATTGTTGAAGGGTCCCAGCGCATTGCGGATTATGCGGCGCAATATGGCATTACGACGACGATTGAAAACCACGGCTTTAGTGTCCAGCAGAGTGACCGCGTGCAGACGGTAATCCGTGCGGTCGATCGGGAAAACTTTAGATCGACGCTTGATGTCGGTAACTTCTTATGTGCAGATGAAGACCCATTGGTCGGCGTGCGCAAAAACCTTCCGCTAACAGTCAATGTTCATTTCAAAGATTTTTACATTCGTCCTTTCTATGAAAATCCAGGCGGTGGTGCGTGGATTCGCACGGTTAATGAGAACTACTTACGGGGTGCGATTGTTGGGCATGGTGACATTCCGATTCGCCAAGTCATTCGTCTCATCAAGGACTCAGGGTATGACGGTTATTTAACGATCGAATTTGAAGGCATGGAGCATCCGTTTGAGGGCTCAAAAATCGGCATGGACAACGTGCGCCGCTTCTGGAATGAAGCACCGGAAAAAGAGAGCAGCACACAGTCTGTTTAA
- a CDS encoding GNAT family N-acetyltransferase, which yields MLTKVRLIQPDVSFEKAYLEFYYDWENSGRPMIPSVIKEKPVNFQNYVKKLNDQAKGCGLPEGHVPQSTYWLIDDEKQVLGAVNIRHELTPYLERVGGHIGFGLRPSARGKGYATTMLALTLEKAKNLGLKKVLITCDFDNVASERTILQNGGRRSADEQTEEGVIIHRFWIDL from the coding sequence ATGTTGACAAAAGTAAGGCTTATTCAACCAGATGTGTCATTCGAAAAAGCGTATCTCGAGTTTTATTACGATTGGGAAAATAGTGGCCGTCCAATGATTCCCTCGGTTATAAAAGAAAAGCCAGTCAATTTTCAAAACTATGTCAAGAAACTGAACGATCAAGCCAAAGGGTGCGGGCTCCCTGAAGGTCACGTGCCACAGTCAACGTATTGGCTGATTGACGATGAGAAGCAAGTGCTTGGCGCGGTTAACATTCGTCATGAGCTGACACCTTATCTGGAACGTGTCGGTGGGCACATCGGCTTTGGGTTGCGCCCTTCCGCGAGAGGAAAAGGGTATGCGACAACGATGCTGGCGCTTACGTTAGAAAAAGCAAAAAATTTAGGATTAAAAAAAGTGCTCATTACGTGTGACTTTGACAATGTAGCGTCTGAGCGCACTATTTTACAAAATGGCGGGCGCAGAAGCGCTGATGAACAAACAGAAGAGGGCGTAATTATCCACCGCTTCTGGATCGATCTCTAA
- a CDS encoding YhgE/Pip domain-containing protein — protein sequence MDPYANTENIQVAITSEDQGTEIAGETVNIGDELVETLKDNQELGWVFVSKEEARHGVERGTYYGSLFIPANFSEKITGIVDGELERPQVEYTVNEKINAITPKITNSGVTAITQQINENFTEAVSETVLSRLKELGIELENQLPTIRKIEQGIFTLEDKLPEINEASQSILTLEEKLPTFHEKALKVVELEERLPEVNQAADSLLKIQEHWPTVMEVADWVPKIQDNLPLLEDGAVRLTEIDQQLTSASDVLATALDRSDQALDVIGTALDILPQVQDLAVSGEKLTEEFTNFIDTSEEALQSISPTIKQNLSLVESIASSAADISDRLQSVDRSILPTAKELRTLEDRLNTAERIVATTDAILTRINDFLPVPLLNPVLERLDSLQTKIGRLSSLSGGVAKVIESGKVPSNDQLKSFEDTADHISNEIDAILGSYDSDIVPAVEDGLDRLRNVSGTAEERLQDAQQRLPDVEQLLLDTKDSLETGQDYLKEFQTELPELQSKVNDLSTELNTHMDDIKDIVQRSADFVDNDLPQIEDKLNQAVAFVENDLPRLEDDLRRLSDLIETKWPELEDRVKEAADVVRNDLPRLEEGITLAADKLRELEDQSGVLDDLNEIIRGDIEEESAFLASPVEVNEQRLYPIPNYGSAMAPFYIALTLWVGGTLLISLLRADPEEPEEGTFKPYHLFLGRLGTFVTIGVGQALFVTLGHLYLLDAYVAEPFWFVLFAVLTSITFVTMTYTLLSVFGNIGKGLAIIMLVFQFTSSGGTFPVSMSSPFFQALNPFVPFTYAISLFRESVGGILWETVYRDIAMLLVFIVLSLILALLLKKPLSGITQKSAREAKKTKVIN from the coding sequence TTGGACCCGTATGCAAATACAGAAAATATCCAAGTCGCGATTACGAGCGAAGACCAAGGAACTGAGATCGCTGGAGAAACAGTGAATATTGGCGACGAATTAGTCGAAACCCTTAAAGACAATCAAGAGCTCGGCTGGGTCTTCGTCAGCAAGGAGGAAGCTCGCCACGGCGTCGAGAGGGGCACATATTACGGCAGCCTGTTCATCCCTGCAAACTTTTCCGAAAAAATCACTGGTATTGTCGATGGTGAGCTTGAACGCCCACAGGTTGAGTATACGGTGAATGAAAAGATCAATGCCATTACTCCAAAAATTACGAACTCAGGTGTCACCGCCATTACACAGCAAATCAATGAAAACTTTACCGAAGCAGTCAGCGAAACAGTGCTTTCGCGCTTAAAGGAACTCGGTATTGAGCTTGAAAATCAGCTGCCGACCATTCGCAAAATTGAGCAAGGTATTTTCACACTGGAAGACAAGCTGCCGGAAATAAACGAGGCGAGCCAATCGATTCTCACACTCGAGGAAAAGCTACCGACTTTCCACGAAAAGGCGCTAAAAGTTGTCGAGCTTGAAGAGCGCCTGCCTGAAGTGAATCAAGCGGCAGATAGCTTGCTGAAAATACAAGAACACTGGCCGACCGTAATGGAAGTGGCCGACTGGGTCCCAAAAATTCAAGACAATTTGCCGTTGCTGGAAGACGGTGCAGTACGCCTCACTGAAATTGACCAGCAGCTGACATCTGCTTCAGACGTGCTTGCCACAGCGCTTGATCGCTCTGACCAAGCTTTAGACGTCATTGGGACAGCTCTTGACATACTGCCGCAAGTGCAAGACCTGGCCGTCAGCGGCGAAAAGCTTACCGAGGAGTTTACCAATTTTATCGATACGAGTGAAGAAGCACTCCAATCCATTTCACCGACGATTAAGCAAAACTTATCGCTCGTTGAATCGATTGCCTCTAGCGCCGCTGATATTAGCGACCGGCTACAAAGTGTCGATCGGTCGATTTTGCCAACCGCAAAGGAGCTGCGGACGTTAGAGGATCGCTTAAACACCGCAGAGCGGATCGTTGCTACAACCGACGCCATACTTACCCGTATTAACGACTTCCTGCCTGTACCTCTGCTAAATCCAGTGCTTGAACGACTCGATTCATTGCAGACGAAAATTGGGCGCCTCTCCTCTTTGTCGGGTGGAGTCGCTAAGGTGATTGAGTCTGGGAAAGTCCCGTCAAACGATCAGCTCAAGTCGTTTGAAGATACGGCAGACCACATTTCCAATGAGATCGACGCTATTCTCGGTAGTTACGATAGTGACATCGTTCCAGCGGTCGAAGATGGGTTAGATAGACTGCGAAATGTGTCCGGCACTGCTGAGGAGCGGTTACAAGACGCGCAACAAAGGCTCCCTGACGTTGAACAGCTCCTTTTAGACACGAAAGACAGCTTAGAAACAGGTCAGGATTATTTAAAGGAATTTCAAACAGAGCTGCCTGAACTACAATCCAAGGTGAACGACCTATCGACTGAACTCAACACCCATATGGATGATATTAAAGACATCGTTCAAAGAAGTGCCGATTTTGTAGACAATGACTTACCGCAAATTGAAGATAAACTGAATCAAGCCGTCGCTTTCGTCGAGAATGATTTACCGCGTCTTGAAGATGATTTACGTCGACTGTCTGATTTAATTGAAACGAAATGGCCTGAGTTAGAAGATCGTGTTAAGGAAGCCGCAGACGTCGTTCGGAACGATTTGCCGCGTTTGGAAGAGGGCATTACCCTTGCAGCTGATAAGCTGAGGGAGCTTGAAGATCAAAGTGGTGTGCTCGATGATTTAAATGAAATCATTCGCGGCGATATTGAAGAGGAAAGTGCATTTCTCGCCAGCCCTGTAGAAGTGAACGAGCAACGTCTGTACCCGATTCCCAACTACGGCTCGGCGATGGCACCGTTCTACATTGCTTTAACGCTCTGGGTCGGCGGTACATTGCTCATTTCACTTCTGAGAGCGGACCCTGAAGAACCTGAGGAAGGTACGTTTAAGCCATACCACCTTTTCCTCGGACGGTTAGGAACCTTTGTCACGATTGGTGTCGGGCAGGCATTGTTTGTCACCCTTGGGCATCTGTACCTCTTAGATGCTTACGTTGCAGAACCGTTCTGGTTTGTCCTGTTTGCCGTTTTAACGAGCATTACATTTGTCACGATGACGTATACATTGCTGTCGGTGTTTGGAAATATCGGAAAAGGCTTAGCGATTATTATGCTCGTCTTCCAGTTTACGAGCTCAGGCGGGACCTTTCCAGTCAGCATGTCCTCTCCATTCTTCCAGGCACTTAATCCGTTTGTCCCTTTCACTTACGCGATTAGCCTCTTCCGCGAGAGCGTCGGTGGAATCTTGTGGGAGACAGTGTATCGAGATATTGCGATGCTCCTTGTTTTCATCGTATTAAGTCTGATTTTGGCACTCTTGCTTAAGAAACCTTTGAGCGGTATCACGCAAAAATCAGCGCGTGAAGCAAAGAAAACGAAAGTGATCAATTAA
- the corA gene encoding magnesium/cobalt transporter CorA — MMKTMAMTKKRQMLTDVEIERLLADDIEWYWVDMEAPGTDEAALMAGVFKFHSLAIEDCFNDLQRPKLDAYDDYNFFVLHALNKKTKAAEEVDVFVGKHFVVTVHAHPSPVLDRLWDQVKGGGSLKGGGSAMLFYRIVDQLVDAYFPILYWMEDRLDQIEDSVNDMSYGSLIDEVFDIRNQLLHLRRTIVPMRDLLYRMLHLERLSHVHLHKAYFRDIHDHLLKLTELLDASREMTSDMRDSYQTISSNRMNQIMMTLTIVSTIFIPLTFIAGVYGMNFANMPELQTNYGYFVTLAVMVVIVLVMLWRFKKKGWFDIFK; from the coding sequence CTGATGAAAACGATGGCGATGACAAAAAAGAGACAGATGCTCACCGACGTAGAGATCGAACGTTTGTTGGCTGACGATATCGAATGGTATTGGGTCGATATGGAGGCGCCCGGTACAGATGAAGCCGCTTTAATGGCAGGTGTGTTTAAGTTTCACTCCCTTGCCATCGAAGACTGCTTTAACGATCTCCAGCGACCAAAGCTTGATGCATACGACGACTACAATTTTTTCGTCCTTCACGCGCTGAATAAAAAAACGAAGGCAGCCGAGGAAGTCGATGTCTTTGTTGGAAAGCATTTTGTCGTTACGGTTCATGCCCATCCTTCGCCTGTACTCGATCGTTTGTGGGATCAGGTCAAAGGTGGAGGAAGCCTTAAAGGCGGAGGCAGCGCTATGCTGTTTTATCGCATCGTTGACCAGCTTGTCGATGCTTATTTTCCGATTTTGTACTGGATGGAAGACCGCCTCGACCAGATTGAAGACAGCGTTAATGACATGTCCTACGGGTCGTTGATCGATGAAGTGTTTGACATTCGCAATCAGCTCCTTCATCTGCGGCGTACGATTGTACCGATGCGGGATTTATTGTATCGGATGCTTCATTTAGAACGTTTGTCTCACGTTCATTTACATAAAGCGTATTTTCGCGACATTCATGATCATCTCTTAAAATTGACTGAGCTGCTCGATGCCAGCCGTGAGATGACGTCGGACATGCGCGACAGCTACCAGACGATTAGCTCCAACCGTATGAACCAAATTATGATGACGCTGACGATCGTATCGACGATCTTTATTCCGCTTACTTTTATTGCCGGAGTGTATGGGATGAACTTTGCCAATATGCCAGAATTACAAACCAACTATGGCTACTTTGTGACTTTAGCAGTCATGGTGGTCATCGTCCTAGTGATGCTGTGGCGTTTTAAGAAAAAAGGCTGGTTTGATATTTTTAAGTAG